One part of the Vicia villosa cultivar HV-30 ecotype Madison, WI linkage group LG6, Vvil1.0, whole genome shotgun sequence genome encodes these proteins:
- the LOC131609655 gene encoding C-terminal binding protein AN-like, which translates to MPHRSNSTPLPLVVTLNCVEDCSLELDSLSGVAAVEHVPLSRLSDGKIESAAAVLLHSLAYLPRAAQRRLRSYHLILCLGSADRSVDSSLAADLGLRLIHVDTSRAEEIADTVMALFLGLLRRTHLLSRHALSASGWLGSVQPLCRGMRRCRGLVLGIVGRSASARALATRSLAFKMSVLYFDVHSGQGKMNFPPAARKMDTLNDLLAASDLISLHCALTNETMQIISAECLQHVKPGAFLVNTGSSQLLDDCALKQLLIDGTIAGCALDGAEGPQWMEAWVKEMPNVLILPRSADYSEEVWMEIREKAISILQTFFIDGIIPKNALSDAEEESEVDDENEQSDQQYKENALQIIVREQLDDVYSNPESSQNKVGEVKESSSQHQVSSLTLSTSARSEGRRSRSSKKAKKRHIRQKSQQKSDPSALEKEGTSQRDDTAMSGSDQALSSSSEDSRSRKTPVESIQDPISTQALKSSARLSGKSTELLKDGCIIALHATDRAAFYVSRQRVKGGGWILDSMPDVSKRDPAAQFLIIFRNKDTIGLRSLAAGGKLLQINRRMEFVFASHSFDVWENWTLESSIDEWRLVNCRNPSAVLDHVYIEVLATSDEDGITRWIENF; encoded by the exons ATGCCTCACCGTAGCAACTCTACGCCACTCCCCTTAGTCGTCACCCTAAACTGCGTCGAAGATTGTTCCCTCGAACTCGATTCCCTCTCCGGCGTCGCCGCCGTCGAGCACGTTCCTCTCAGCCGTCTCTCCGATGGCAAGATCGAGTCCGCCGCTGCAGTTCTCCTTCATTCTCTCGCGTATCTCCCACGCGCAGCTCAGCGCCGGCTCCGCTCCTACCACCTCATCCTCTGCCTTGGCTCCGCCGACCGCTCCGTCGACTCCTCCCTCGCCGCTGACCTCGGTCTCCGTCTAATCCATGTGGACACCTCCCGTGCCGAGGAGATCGCTGACACCGTGATGGCGTTGTTCCTTGGTCTTCTCCGTCGCACTCACTTGCTCTCTCGCCACGCGCTTTCTGCGTCCGGTTGGTTAGGCTCCGTTCAGCCTCTCTGCCGAGGTATGAGGCGGTGCCGTGGTCTTGTTCTTGGGATCGTTGGTAGATCTGCTTCTGCTAGGGCTTTGGCTACTCGCAGCTTGGCTTTCAAAATGAGCGTCCTCTATTTCGATGTTCACTCG GGACAAGGAAAAATGAACTTCCCTCCTGCAGCCCGAAAAATGGATACACTTAATGATTTACTTGCCGCAAGTGACCTTATATCGCTCCATTGTGCTCTAACAAATGAGACAATGCAGATTATTAGCGCGGAATGTCTTCAACATGTAAAGCCTG GTGCTTTTCTTGTAAATACTGGTAGTAGTCAGCTTTTAGATGATTGTGCTTTAAAGCAGCTTTTGATTGATGGAACCATAGCTGGATGTGCTTTGGATGGTGCAGAAGGGCCTCAATGGATGGAAGCATGG GTTAAGGAGATGCCTAATGTTTTGATACTTCCTCGAAGTGCTGATTACAGTGAAGAGGTTTGGATGGAGATAAGGGAGAAAGCTATATCTATATTGCAGACATTCTTCATTGATGGAATTATTCCAAAGAATGCTCTGTCTGACGCAGAAGAAGAGAGTGAGGTGGATGATGAAAATGAACAATCTGATCAACAATACAAAGAAAATGCTCTACAAATTATTGTTAGAGAGCAATTAGATGATGTTTACTCAAATCCTGAAAGCTCCCAAAATAAAGTAGGTGAAGTCAAAGAGTCTTCATCCCAGCATCAGGTTTCAAGTTTGACTCTGAGTACATCTGCTCGATCTGAAGGAAGGCGCAGCAGGTCAAGTAAAAAGGCCAAAAAGAGGCATATCCGTCAAAAGTCTCAACAAAAATCAGATCCTTCTGCACTGGAGAAAGAGGGAACATCCCAGAGAGATGATACTGCTATGAGTGGCAGTGATCAAGCTTTGAGCTCCAGCTCTGAAGACTCAAGAAGTAGAAAGACTCCAGTAGAATCTATACAAGATCCGATTTCTACTCAAGCTCTAAAGTCAAGCGCAAGACTTAGTGGAAAATCTACTGAACTTTTGAAAGATGGATGTATTATTGCTCTGCATGCCACAGACCGCGCTGCATTTTATGTATCAAGGCAAAGAGTTAAAGGCGGAGGTTGGATCCTTGATTCCATGCCAGATGTGTCAAAAAGAGATCCTGCTGCACAGTTCCTTATAATCTTCAGAAATAAG GACACAATTGGCTTGCGATCTCTTGCTGCTGGTGGAAAATTATTACAG ATCAATAGAAGAATGGAGTTCGTATTTGCTAGTCATAGTTTTGATGTCTGGGAAAATTGGACATTGGAAAGTTCCATAGATGAATGGAGACTGGTGAACTGTAGAAACCCTTCT GCTGTTTTGGATCATGTATACATTGAGGTATTGGCAACTTCAGATGAAGATGGAATAACACGTTGGATTGAAAACTTCTAA
- the LOC131614401 gene encoding ACT domain-containing protein ACR9-like — MVNITHYCEFFHHNLCYDSATKRLLSFRKKTSAKFNSSVYSWFEIYISTDGRWCYMIFWVIPHPDSLKVDWESLKTRLLSPCPSCLFSYHFKQQSSNPSPNQIYLLKVWIFDHKGLLYDINEILCNLQLTIQRVKVMPTPDGRALDLFFITDEMELFHTKKRRDDVCEYLMEALGEKCISSELQLAGPEYDGHLQGFSSLPPSYSEELFGPELSDKVWLHPLIQDMTTLKKPSVTVDNTLSPAHTLLQIQCVDQKGLCYDIMRISKDSGIKVAYGRFTSSVKGFQNIDLFVQQKEDGQKIIDPERHKTLCATLKEEMLHPLRVIIVNRGPDRELLVANPVELSGGGRPRVFYDVTLALKALGVFIFSAEVVRHSTQERQWEVYRFLLEESREFSLDSSKARSQIVDKVRRTLMGW, encoded by the exons ATGGTAAATATCACCCACTATTGCGAGTTTTTCCACCATAATCTGTGCTATGATAGTGCCACCAAGCGGCTTTTAAG ttttagaaaaaaaaccaGTGCAAAGTTTAATTCTTCGGTTTATTCATGGTTTGAaattt ATATTTCGACAGATGGAAGATGGTGCTACATGATCTTTTGGGTTATTCCGCATCCTGACTCACTCAAAGTTGACTGGGAAAGCTTGAAGACAAGGCTTCTTTCACCTTGTCCTTCATGTTTGTTTTCTTATCATTTCAAACAACAATCCTCTAATCCTTCACCAAATCAAATTTACTTGTTGAAGGTTTGGATTTTTGATCATAAAGGATTATTATACG ATATCAACGAAATCTTGTGTAACCTCCAACTTACGATTCAGCGAGTTAAAGTGATGCCAACTCCTGATGGAAGGGCCCTAGATTTGTTCTTTATCACTGATGAAAT gGAATTGTTTCACACGAAAAAGCGGCGAGACGATGTATGTGAATATCTTATGGAAGCTTTAGGAGAGAAATGTATCTCCAGTGAGCTTCAGTTGGCTGGACCTGAATATGATGGACATTTGCAGGGGTTTTCTTCTCTTCCACCATCTTATTCTGAAGAACTATTTGGTCCTGAGTTATCAGACAAGGTGTGGCTGCATCCTCTCATTCAAGACATGACAACACTGAAAAAACCGAGTGTTACTGTGGATAATACGTTGAGCCCGGCTCATACCTTGCTTCAGATACAGTGTGTTGATCAAAAGGGCTTGTGTTATGACATTATGAGGATTTCAAAGGATTCTGGTATTAAG GTTGCTTATGGTAGATTCACTTCAAGTGTGAAAGGCTTTCAAAATATTGACTTATTTGTTCAACAAAAAGAAGATGGGCAAAAGATCATAGATCCCGAACGTCATAAAACTCTATGCGCTACCTTAAAAGAAGAGATGCTTCATCCTTTACGGGTAATTATAGTGAACCGTGGTCCTGATAGAGAACTACTGGTTGCCAATCCTGTAGAATTGTCCGGAGGGGGAAGACCTCGTGTTTTCTATGACGTTACATTGGCCTTAAAAGCATTGGGAGTATTCATTTTCTCG GCTGAAGTTGTTAGACATTCGACACAAGAACGCCAGTGGGAAGTCTACAGGTTTTTGTTGGAGGAAAGTCGGGAATTTTCATTGGACAGCAGTAAAGCAAGAAGTCAGATTGTGGACAAAGTTAGAAGAACATTGATGGGTTGGTAA
- the LOC131612133 gene encoding uncharacterized protein LOC131612133, with protein sequence MKKLIRNSRRLTMCDGCRESGGTCGTNQNDFSHFSCNCPSGSGTHHDAANCSSYHKTLSIKRAWQRKSKAAKFSIVVTVLTSLAIGTCLFLFFLFFRERLAYIFTSNKEVAVAVGELSPLLSISTLLSSVQPVLSGVAIGVDAKLKIGYDYVISGLYKHSKKVSQMCMSMDKFN encoded by the exons ATGAAGAAGCTAATAAGAAATTCGCGGAGATTAACAATG TGTGATGGTTGCAGAGAATCTGGAGGAACATGTGGTACAAATCAGAAtgatttttctcatttttcttgTAACTGTCCTTCTGGAAGTGGAACTCATCATGATGCTGCAAATTGTTCTTCTTATCACAAGA CGTTGAGTATCAAACGAGCTTGGCAAAGGAAGTCGAAAGCCGCAAAATTCTCAATCGTCGTGACAGTGCTTACATCGTTGGCCATCGGAACCTgtctatttttgtttttcttattctttAGGGAAAGACTTGCTTACATATTTACCTCAAACAAAGAGGTGGCTGTAGCGGTCGGAGAGTTATCGCCTTTGTTATCGATCTCTACACTGCTAAGCAGTGTTCAACCAGTACTCTCAG GAGTGGCTATTGGAGTAGATGCAAAGCTGAAAATAGGTTATGATTATGTCATAAGTGGTTTGTATAAGCATTCCAAAAAAGTCTCACAAATGTGTATGTCTATGGATAAGTTCAATTAA
- the LOC131614399 gene encoding uncharacterized protein LOC131614399, producing the protein MDVPMKSKAFGWRSFLSRLPTKGALVRKGIIPNSNSFCAFCRGTMEDPVHLLVSRYCVDLIWREMAEWFGFDNYKAVDIKESFMRWFNYGRRVGLRKGKEGVVWLAVVWHIWLVRNGIVFKGDT; encoded by the coding sequence ATGGATGTGCCAATGAAATCTAAGGCTTTTGGTTGGCGTAGTTTCCTTAGTAGACTTCCGACAAAAGGAGCACTTGTTAGAAAAGGTATTATTCCTAACTCCAATTCTTTTTGTGCTTTTTGTCGTGGCACCATGGAGGACCCGGTCCACTTATTGGTGTCTCGTTATTGCGTTGATTTGATTTGGAGGGAAATGGCCGagtggtttggttttgataaCTACAAAGCGGTGGACATTAAGGAAAGCTTTATGAGGTGGTTCAATTACGGAAGGAGAGTTGGTCTTAGAAAGGGAAAAGAGGGAGTCGTATGGTTGGCGGTGGTGTGGCATATTTGGTTGGTCAGGAACGGTATTGTGTTTAAAGGTGACACTTAG
- the LOC131614402 gene encoding F-box/kelch-repeat protein At3g23880-like, protein MKKVREKTDVALFVAGVFKMAILHLTAFLLFITNYLRFNHISTFIANKNIQSAASPSPVVLPDDLITKIFSFLPVKSLLRFRCLSKYWKTLISRPDFVKLHLQRSGTRNPLFILITHRVKHVPEDSLYGSDEECEHSVVPYPIRSLLDNPSFTLFDDPYYHVRDKGCSDIVGSCNGLILLAGCFLDSWNGNQDDNYWLRVWNPATRTTSQTFGYFNDFSNSPSQEFGFAFGCDNSTGIYKVVTSRVCSYEGTTEVRVLNLGSDVWRNIESFPVIPLHLEFGGLSIYGSVYLCGTLNWMAINHMDSYFWYSRDHKDITVEQFVIVSLNFGTETYNLYPMPHGFDEVPPREPMVGLLGGCLCFSYSYKETDFVIWKMKKFGVEDSWFQFLKISYQQLQIDHNFSVDWRKEYFELVPLLLSEDGDTLVLKSNEENQAILYNWRHNRVQRTKVIVSRTITDNSTSDHVFWKDAKDFVESLVPIF, encoded by the coding sequence ATGAAGAAAGTTAGGGAGAAAACCGATGTTGCATTATTTGTAGCCGGGGTATTTAAAATGGCAATACTCCACCTAACGGCATTTCTCTTATTCATTACAAACTATTTACGTTTCAACCACATTTCTACGTTCATTGCAAATAAGAATATTCAATCAGCCGCATCTCCGTCGCCTGTGGTCCTCCCCGACGATCTCATCACCAAGATATTTTCCTTTCTACCCGTCAAATCTCTTCTTAGATTTAGATGTCTAAGTAAGTATTGGAAAACACTCATTTCCCGTCCCGATTTTGTGAAATTACATCTTCAGAGATCAGGGACACGAAATCCTCTCTTCATACTAATCACGCATCGCGTAAAACATGTCCCCGAAGATTCCTTATATGGTAGTGACGAGGAATGTGAGCACAGTGTTGTTCCATACCCTATACGCAGTTTACTCGACAACCCTTCATTTACCCTTTTTGACGATCCTTACtatcatgtgagagacaaaggaTGCTCTGATATAGTTGGTTCATGCAATGGACTAATTCTTTTGGCCGGATGTTTTCTTGATAGTTGGAACGGCAATCAGGATGATAACTATTGGCTCCGTGTTTGGAATCCAGCCACCAGGACAACGTCTCAAACTTTTGGGTATTTTAATGATTTTAGTAATTCTCCATCTCAAGAATTTGGTTTTGCATTTGGTTGTGATAATTCAACAGGCATTTATAAAGTTGTGACGTCTCGTGTTTGTAGTTATGAAGGGACGACCGAGGTGAGAGTTCTTAATTTGGGTAGCGATGTTTGGAGAAATATTGAAAGTTTTCCTGTCATTCCTCTTCATTTGGAGTTTGGCGGTCTTAGTATATATGGTAGTGTGTATTTATGTGGCACTCTTAATTGGATGGCCATTAATCACATGGACAGTTACTTTTGGTATTCTCGTGACCATAAGGATATTACAGTTGAACAGTTTGTTATTGTTTCTCTTAATTTTGGAACCGAGACATACAATCTGTATCCAATGCCACATGGTTTTGATGAAGTACCACCTAGAGAACCAATGGTCGGTCTATTAGGGGGCTGTCTTTGTTTTTCTTATTCTTATAAAGAAACTGATTTTGTTATATGGAAGATGAAGAAATTTGGGGTTGAGGATTCTTGGTTTCAATTCCTTAAAATTAGTTATCAGCAGCTTCAAATAGATCATAACTTTAGTGTTGATTGGAGAAAGGAATATTTTGAATTGGTGCCGTTGCTTCTATCTGAAGATGGTGATACACTAGTACTTAAAAGCAATGAAGAAAACCAAGCAATTCTCTATAATTGGAGACATAATAGAGTACAGCGGACAAAAGTTATTGTAAGTAGGACTATTACCGATAATAGCACTAGCGATCATGTATTTTGGAAGGATGCCAAGGATTTCGTTGAAAGTTTAGTTCCAATTTTTTGA